A stretch of Helicobacter pylori oki112 DNA encodes these proteins:
- a CDS encoding HAD-IA family hydrolase — protein MRKFLDGAKSEILKYDVISFDIFDTLLLRPFIKPTDLFWYIETKYNIKGFHQARILAEMQSREISKRQDITLDEIYHQIPKEFHSYKGVEIATEKEVLIPNLEMLELYRFAKENNKRVIIVSDMYLPLEVLEDILISKGFDGYTNFYLSNHIMLTKHSKDLFKHVLKQENITNTQMLHIGDNSWADDAMPKSLGIATLFRKSVLKQFEEIFPKYKTFSPTSVAQSFILGSLCVFYKNYIQKHEKFDYWFLLGAMQAGIVAVAYCQFIYKEIHKRNIDTLVFVARDGYLLQKIFNILYPNSYKTTYIYAPRILKKAVFLEVVEGESLEILRILEGEEEIKKKQITTNQQAYIYIYSNFEYCRHLALKCLDNYRKYLSSSNLEGNIAIVDTITLGYSSQGLIQKALNKEVFGCYVDLLRILNYDCVSFLPFSHPKSVYFHNWDFMEFLLTSPEYPILNVENGVPIYQKDVSSCEKHRSKAYEKIVEGAVGYVSYFKESQISLGIYDVIEWVNFFIDNPSIQDQEQFKQIYFLPDATHKNALPLFCNDVSLLSCILKPSQSYGILKRSLRTNKQERLFKILSLIKKIYGKLKKK, from the coding sequence ATGCGCAAATTTTTGGATGGGGCAAAAAGTGAGATTTTAAAATATGATGTGATTTCTTTTGATATTTTTGATACCCTTCTTCTAAGACCTTTCATTAAACCCACAGATTTATTTTGGTATATTGAGACTAAATATAATATTAAAGGTTTTCATCAAGCAAGAATCCTGGCAGAAATGCAATCTAGAGAAATCAGTAAAAGACAAGACATTACTCTAGATGAAATTTATCATCAAATCCCAAAAGAGTTTCATTCATATAAGGGAGTAGAAATTGCCACTGAAAAAGAGGTGCTTATTCCAAACTTAGAGATGTTAGAACTCTATCGTTTCGCTAAAGAGAACAATAAAAGAGTGATTATTGTATCAGATATGTATTTACCTTTAGAGGTCCTTGAAGATATTTTAATTTCTAAGGGTTTTGATGGTTATACAAATTTCTATCTCAGTAACCATATAATGCTTACTAAGCATTCGAAGGATTTGTTTAAACATGTTTTAAAACAAGAAAATATTACTAACACACAAATGTTGCATATTGGTGATAATTCTTGGGCAGATGACGCTATGCCTAAAAGTTTAGGTATAGCAACGCTATTTAGAAAAAGCGTATTGAAGCAATTTGAAGAAATTTTTCCTAAATACAAAACATTTAGTCCAACCAGTGTTGCACAAAGTTTTATTTTAGGATCTTTATGCGTTTTTTATAAAAATTATATTCAAAAACATGAAAAATTTGATTATTGGTTTCTTTTGGGAGCGATGCAGGCAGGAATTGTAGCCGTTGCTTATTGCCAGTTTATCTATAAAGAGATTCATAAAAGAAATATTGATACTTTAGTGTTTGTTGCACGAGATGGTTATTTATTGCAAAAAATTTTTAATATTTTATATCCAAATTCATATAAAACTACTTATATTTATGCTCCCAGAATTTTAAAAAAAGCGGTATTTTTAGAAGTCGTAGAGGGCGAGAGTTTGGAAATTTTGCGTATTTTAGAAGGCGAAGAAGAAATTAAAAAGAAACAAATCACCACCAACCAACAAGCATATATATACATATATAGTAACTTTGAATACTGCCGCCATTTAGCGTTAAAATGTTTAGATAATTACAGAAAATACTTGTCTTCATCAAATTTAGAGGGAAATATCGCTATTGTAGATACGATTACTTTAGGCTATTCTTCGCAAGGGTTAATCCAAAAAGCTTTAAACAAAGAAGTTTTTGGGTGCTATGTGGATCTCCTAAGAATTTTAAATTATGATTGCGTGAGTTTCTTACCTTTTTCACACCCTAAATCCGTTTATTTTCATAATTGGGATTTTATGGAGTTTTTGCTAACAAGCCCTGAATACCCTATTTTAAATGTAGAAAATGGCGTTCCAATTTATCAAAAAGACGTTTCATCTTGTGAAAAACACCGCTCTAAAGCTTATGAAAAAATAGTAGAAGGGGCTGTTGGATATGTTTCATATTTTAAAGAAAGTCAAATTTCTTTAGGCATTTATGATGTGATAGAATGGGTAAATTTCTTTATTGACAATCCTAGTATTCAAGATCAAGAGCAATTTAAACAAATTTATTTTCTTCCAGACGCGACGCATAAAAACGCTCTGCCCTTGTTTTGCAACGATGTTTCTTTATTGTCTTGTATTTTAAAACCTTCACAAAGTTATGGTATATTAAAAAGAAGCCTTAGGACAAACAAGCAAGAGAGATTGTTTAAAATATTATCTCTAATTAAAAAAATCTATGGGAAGTTAAAAAAGAAATGA
- a CDS encoding 2-oxoacid:acceptor oxidoreductase family protein, whose product MEAQLRFTGVGGQGVLLAGEILAEAKIVSGGYGTKTSTYTSQVRGGPTKVDILLDKDEIIFPYAKEGEIDFMLSVAQISYNQFKSDIKKGGIVVIDPNLVTPTKEDEEKYQLYKIPIISIAKDEVGNIITQSVVALAITVELTKCVEENIVLDTMLKKVPAKVADTNKKAFEIGKKHALEALKK is encoded by the coding sequence ATGGAAGCGCAATTACGATTTACGGGCGTTGGAGGGCAAGGCGTGCTGTTAGCGGGAGAGATTTTAGCTGAAGCGAAAATTGTGAGTGGGGGCTATGGCACTAAGACTTCCACCTACACTTCGCAAGTGCGTGGAGGGCCTACTAAGGTGGATATTTTGCTAGATAAAGATGAAATCATTTTCCCTTATGCTAAAGAGGGCGAGATTGATTTCATGCTTTCAGTCGCTCAAATCAGCTACAACCAGTTTAAAAGCGATATTAAAAAAGGCGGTATCGTTGTCATTGATCCCAATCTAGTAACCCCCACTAAAGAAGATGAAGAAAAGTATCAGCTTTATAAAATCCCCATTATCAGCATCGCTAAAGATGAAGTGGGTAACATTATCACGCAATCTGTGGTGGCGCTAGCCATTACCGTGGAGCTTACCAAATGCGTAGAAGAAAATATCGTGCTAGACACCATGCTTAAAAAAGTCCCTGCAAAAGTCGCTGACACGAACAAAAAAGCCTTTGAAATTGGCAAAAAACATGCTTTAGAAGCTTTGAAAAAATAA
- a CDS encoding 2-oxoglutarate ferredoxin oxidoreductase subunit beta: MAFNYDEYLRVDKIPTLWCWGCGDGVILKSIIRTIDALGWKMDDVCLVSGIGCSGRMSSYVNCNTVHTTHGRAVAYATGIKMANPSKHVIVVSGDGDGFAIGGNHTMHACRRNIDLNFILVNNFIYGLTNSQTSPTTPNGMWTVTAQWGNIDNQFDPCALTTAAGASFVARESVLDPQKLEKVLKEGFTHKGFSFFDVHSNCHINLGRKNKMGEASQMLKWMESRLVSKRQFEAMSPEERVDKFPTGVLKHDTDRKEYCEAYQEIIEKAQGKQ; encoded by the coding sequence ATGGCGTTTAATTATGATGAATATTTGCGTGTGGATAAAATACCCACTTTGTGGTGTTGGGGCTGTGGCGATGGCGTGATTTTAAAATCCATTATCCGCACGATTGACGCTTTAGGTTGGAAAATGGATGATGTGTGCTTGGTGAGCGGGATTGGTTGCAGCGGGCGCATGAGTTCGTATGTGAATTGCAATACCGTTCATACCACGCATGGTAGGGCTGTGGCGTATGCGACAGGGATTAAAATGGCTAACCCCAGTAAGCATGTGATCGTGGTTTCTGGCGATGGCGATGGCTTTGCGATTGGAGGCAATCACACCATGCATGCGTGCAGAAGAAACATTGATTTGAATTTTATTTTAGTGAATAATTTCATTTATGGTTTGACCAACTCCCAAACTTCGCCCACCACGCCTAATGGCATGTGGACGGTTACGGCTCAATGGGGGAATATTGACAACCAATTTGACCCATGCGCTTTAACCACCGCTGCTGGGGCGAGTTTTGTGGCCAGAGAGAGCGTTTTAGACCCTCAAAAATTAGAAAAAGTGCTTAAAGAAGGTTTCACGCATAAGGGCTTTAGCTTCTTTGATGTCCATAGCAATTGCCATATCAATTTAGGGCGTAAGAATAAAATGGGCGAAGCGTCTCAAATGCTAAAATGGATGGAAAGCCGATTGGTGAGCAAACGCCAGTTTGAAGCCATGAGCCCTGAAGAAAGGGTGGATAAATTCCCTACAGGCGTTTTAAAGCATGACACGGACAGGAAAGAATATTGCGAAGCGTATCAAGAAATCATTGAAAAAGCACAAGGAAAACAATAA
- a CDS encoding 2-oxoglutarate synthase subunit alpha, translating to MREIISDGNELVAKAAIEVGCRFFGGYPITPSSDIMHAMSVALPKCGGHFIQMEDEISGISVSLGASMSGTKSMTASSGPGISLKVEQIGYSFMAEIPLVIADVMRSGPSTGMPTRVAQGDVNFLRHPIHGDFKAVALAPASLEEAYTETVRAFNLAEMLMTPVFLLMDETVGHMYGKVQIPDLEEVQKMTINRKEFLGDKKDYKPYGVAQDEPAVLNPFFKGYRYHVSGLHHGPIGFPTEDAKIGGDLIDRLFNKIESKQDIINENEEMDLEGAEIVVIAYGSVSLAVKEALKDYHKESKQKVGFFRPKTLWPSPAKRLKEIGDKYEKILVIELNKGQYLEEVERAMQRKVHFFGQANGRTISPKQIIAKLKEL from the coding sequence ATGCGTGAGATTATTTCTGATGGGAATGAATTAGTCGCTAAAGCGGCGATTGAAGTGGGGTGTCGGTTTTTTGGGGGCTATCCTATCACGCCAAGCTCGGATATTATGCATGCGATGAGCGTGGCTCTGCCCAAATGCGGCGGCCATTTTATCCAAATGGAAGATGAAATCAGCGGGATTAGCGTGTCTTTAGGAGCGAGCATGAGTGGGACGAAGTCTATGACAGCCAGCTCTGGGCCTGGTATTTCATTGAAAGTGGAGCAAATCGGTTATTCTTTCATGGCAGAAATCCCTTTAGTGATCGCTGATGTGATGCGTTCAGGCCCATCAACCGGAATGCCCACTCGTGTGGCTCAAGGCGATGTGAATTTCTTAAGACACCCCATACATGGGGATTTTAAAGCCGTTGCACTCGCTCCTGCTAGTTTGGAAGAAGCTTACACAGAGACCGTTCGCGCGTTCAATTTGGCTGAAATGCTTATGACTCCTGTATTCTTGCTCATGGATGAAACCGTGGGGCATATGTATGGCAAGGTGCAAATCCCAGATTTAGAAGAAGTGCAAAAGATGACCATTAATCGTAAGGAATTTCTAGGCGATAAAAAAGACTACAAACCTTATGGGGTTGCACAAGATGAGCCGGCCGTTTTGAACCCTTTCTTTAAAGGCTATCGCTACCATGTTTCAGGCTTGCACCATGGGCCTATTGGCTTTCCTACTGAAGACGCTAAAATCGGTGGGGATTTGATTGACAGATTATTTAATAAGATTGAATCCAAGCAAGACATTATCAACGAAAATGAGGAAATGGATTTAGAGGGTGCTGAAATCGTTGTTATCGCTTATGGTTCGGTTTCTCTAGCGGTTAAAGAGGCCTTGAAAGATTACCATAAAGAAAGCAAGCAAAAAGTCGGCTTTTTCAGGCCTAAAACCTTATGGCCAAGCCCGGCTAAACGCTTGAAAGAAATAGGGGATAAATACGAAAAAATCCTTGTGATTGAATTGAATAAAGGGCAGTATTTAGAAGAGGTTGAAAGGGCTATGCAAAGAAAGGTGCATTTCTTTGGGCAAGCCAATGGGCGCACGATTTCGCCCAAACAAATCATCGCAAAATTGAAGGAGCTTTAA
- a CDS encoding 4Fe-4S dicluster domain-containing protein has translation MAKMSAPDGVAVWVNEDRCKGCDICVSVCPAGVLGMGIEKERVLGKVAKVAYPESCIGCVQCELHCPDFAIYVADRKDFKFAKVSKEAQERSEKVKANKYMLLEETILEGRGK, from the coding sequence ATGGCTAAAATGAGCGCTCCAGATGGGGTTGCCGTTTGGGTGAATGAAGACAGGTGTAAGGGTTGTGATATTTGCGTATCGGTATGCCCTGCTGGGGTTCTTGGCATGGGGATTGAAAAAGAAAGGGTGCTTGGAAAAGTGGCCAAAGTAGCCTATCCAGAGAGCTGTATCGGTTGTGTGCAATGCGAGTTGCACTGCCCGGATTTTGCGATTTATGTGGCTGACAGGAAGGATTTCAAATTCGCTAAAGTTTCTAAAGAAGCCCAAGAAAGAAGCGAAAAGGTTAAAGCCAACAAATACATGCTCTTAGAAGAGACTATTTTAGAAGGGAGAGGCAAATAA
- the mltG gene encoding endolytic transglycosylase MltG, whose translation MTTKRVNTATNKIMTLNTFLDTCFLLFISILFYLSIPIYPNKVVVVPQGSLKKVFFSLKDQGVDINALDLFFLRLMGMPKKGYIDMGDGALRKGDFLVRLIKAKAAQKSATLIPGETRYFFTQILSETYQLETSDLNEAYESIAPRLNGAVIEDGVIWPDTYHLPLGEDAFKIMQTLISQSMKKHEALSKQWLGYYHKEEWFEKIILASIVQKEAANTEEMPLIASVIFNRLKKGMPLQMDGALNYQEFSHAKVTKERIKTDNTPYNTYKFKGLPKNPVGSVSLEAIKAVVFPKKTDFLYFVKMPDKKHAFSTTYKEHLKNINLSNNHF comes from the coding sequence ATGACAACTAAAAGAGTGAATACTGCCACAAACAAGATAATGACATTAAATACTTTCTTGGATACATGTTTTCTTTTGTTCATTAGTATTCTTTTTTATTTAAGTATACCAATTTATCCTAACAAAGTGGTGGTTGTCCCGCAAGGTTCGCTCAAAAAAGTGTTTTTTTCTTTAAAAGATCAGGGCGTGGATATTAACGCTTTGGATTTGTTTTTTTTACGCTTAATGGGCATGCCTAAAAAAGGCTATATTGACATGGGCGATGGGGCTTTAAGAAAGGGGGATTTTTTAGTCCGTTTGATCAAAGCAAAAGCGGCGCAAAAAAGCGCGACTTTAATCCCTGGAGAAACCCGCTATTTTTTCACGCAAATTTTGAGCGAGACTTACCAACTAGAAACAAGCGATCTCAATGAAGCTTATGAAAGCATCGCTCCACGATTGAACGGCGCTGTGATAGAAGATGGGGTGATATGGCCAGACACTTATCATTTACCCTTAGGAGAGGACGCTTTTAAAATCATGCAAACTTTGATCAGTCAATCCATGAAAAAACACGAAGCCTTAAGCAAACAATGGCTTGGATACTACCATAAAGAAGAGTGGTTTGAAAAAATCATTCTCGCTTCCATTGTGCAAAAAGAAGCCGCTAATACTGAAGAAATGCCCTTGATTGCGAGCGTGATTTTTAACCGCTTGAAAAAAGGCATGCCTTTACAAATGGATGGGGCTTTGAATTATCAGGAATTTTCACACGCTAAAGTGACCAAAGAGCGCATTAAAACCGATAACACCCCCTATAACACCTATAAATTTAAGGGCTTGCCTAAAAATCCTGTAGGGAGCGTGAGCTTAGAAGCAATCAAAGCCGTAGTTTTCCCTAAAAAAACGGATTTCTTGTATTTTGTGAAAATGCCGGATAAAAAACATGCTTTCAGCACGACTTATAAAGAGCATTTAAAAAACATTAATCTTTCTAATAATCATTTTTAA
- a CDS encoding DUF3971 domain-containing protein, which translates to MNKRKHVSKKVFNVIILFVAVFTLLVVIHKTLSNGIHIQNLKIGKLGISELYLKLNNKLSLEIERIDLSSFFHQKPTKKRLEVSDLIKNIRYGIWAVSYFEKLKVKEIILDDKNKANIFFDGNKYELEFPGVKGEFSLEDDKNIKLKIINLLFKDIKVQVDGNAHYSPKARKMAFNLIVKPLIEPSAAIYLQGLTDLKTIELKINTSPMKSLAFLKPLFQRQSQKNLKTWIFDKIQFASFKIDNALIKANFTPSEFVPSLLENSVVKATLIKPSVVFNDGLSPIKMDKTELIFKNKQLLIQPQKITYETMELTGSYATFSNLLEAPKLEIFLKTTPNYYGDSIKDLLSAYKVVLPLDKISMPSSADLKLTLQFLKNTAPLFSVQGSVNLQEGTLSLYNIPLYTQNANISLDITQEYQYIYIETTHTRYENMLDLDAKIALDLNKKTLSLDSLVHKIRFNTNNNVNMRSYGLNNDQDNPQPTKFSLDLKSLHSIIQEGENSEVFRRKIIDTIKAQSEDKFTKDVFYATGDTLKNLSLNFDFSNPNHMQWSVPQLLLDGEFKDNAYVFRIKDLKKIKPYSPIMKYFALEDGSLEVSTSDFINIDFFAKDLKITLPIYHSNGKQFNSLSLFGSINKDEISVYTPSKSISIKVKGDQKDITLNNIDLSIDDFLDSKIPAIAGLFSKERKEKPSSKEIQDEDIFISAKQRYEKAHKIIPISTRIHAKDVVLIYKKMPFPLENLDIVAQDDRVKIDGNYKNAMIMADLVHGALYLKAHNFSGDYINTILQKDFVEGGLFTLIGALEDQVFNGELKFQNTSLKNFALMQNMINLINTIPSLIVFRNPHLGANGYQIKKGSVVFGITKEYLGLEKIDLIGKTLDIAGNGIIELDKNKLDLNLEVSTIKALSNVLNKIPIVGYLVLGKGGKITTNVNVKGTLDKPKTQVTLASDIIQAPFKILRRIFTPIDIIVDEVKKNIDSKRK; encoded by the coding sequence ATGAACAAAAGAAAACATGTATCCAAGAAAGTATTTAATGTCATTATCTTGTTTGTGGCAGTATTCACTCTTTTAGTTGTCATTCACAAAACCCTTTCAAACGGCATTCACATACAAAATTTAAAAATCGGGAAGCTTGGCATTTCTGAATTATACTTAAAACTTAACAACAAGCTTTCTTTAGAAATTGAACGCATTGATCTCTCTTCTTTCTTCCATCAAAAACCCACTAAAAAGCGTTTAGAAGTTTCTGATCTGATTAAAAATATCCGTTATGGCATTTGGGCGGTGTCTTATTTTGAAAAACTTAAAGTCAAAGAAATTATTTTAGACGATAAAAATAAAGCCAATATCTTTTTTGATGGGAATAAATACGAGTTGGAATTTCCAGGAGTCAAAGGGGAATTTTCCCTAGAAGACGATAAAAATATCAAGCTTAAAATCATCAATTTGCTTTTTAAAGACATTAAAGTCCAAGTGGATGGCAACGCCCACTATTCACCTAAAGCTAGGAAAATGGCGTTCAATTTGATTGTCAAGCCTTTAATTGAACCCAGTGCTGCAATTTATTTGCAAGGGCTAACCGATTTAAAAACCATAGAATTAAAAATTAACACTTCTCCAATGAAAAGCCTGGCGTTTTTAAAGCCTCTTTTCCAACGCCAATCGCAAAAAAATTTAAAAACATGGATTTTTGATAAGATCCAATTTGCTAGCTTTAAGATTGATAACGCTTTAATCAAAGCCAATTTCACTCCTAGCGAGTTTGTCCCATCGCTTTTGGAAAATTCTGTAGTTAAAGCCACTTTGATTAAACCTTCAGTCGTTTTTAATGATGGCTTATCGCCCATTAAAATGGATAAAACCGAATTGATCTTCAAAAACAAACAGCTCCTCATACAGCCCCAAAAAATCACTTATGAAACCATGGAATTGACCGGCTCTTACGCCACTTTTTCCAATTTGTTAGAAGCCCCCAAGTTGGAGATTTTTTTAAAAACGACCCCTAATTATTATGGCGATAGCATTAAGGATTTATTGAGCGCTTATAAAGTCGTTTTACCTTTGGATAAAATCAGCATGCCATCTAGTGCGGATTTGAAACTCACCTTACAATTTTTGAAAAACACCGCCCCCTTATTTAGCGTTCAAGGCAGCGTTAATTTGCAAGAAGGCACTCTCTCGCTCTATAATATCCCCCTTTATACGCAAAACGCTAATATAAGCTTAGATATTACCCAAGAATACCAATACATTTACATAGAAACTACCCACACCCGCTATGAAAACATGCTGGATTTAGACGCTAAAATCGCTTTAGATTTGAATAAAAAAACCCTTTCTTTGGATTCTTTAGTCCATAAAATACGATTCAACACTAACAATAATGTCAACATGCGTTCTTATGGCTTGAACAACGACCAAGATAACCCACAGCCTACTAAATTTTCTTTAGATTTAAAAAGTTTGCATTCTATTATTCAAGAAGGTGAAAACTCAGAAGTGTTTAGAAGAAAAATCATAGACACCATTAAAGCCCAAAGTGAAGACAAATTCACCAAAGATGTTTTCTACGCTACAGGAGACACTCTTAAAAACCTTTCTTTGAATTTTGATTTTTCTAACCCCAACCACATGCAATGGAGCGTGCCACAACTCTTATTAGATGGCGAATTTAAAGATAACGCCTATGTTTTTAGAATCAAAGATTTGAAAAAAATCAAGCCCTATTCCCCTATTATGAAATATTTCGCCTTAGAAGATGGCTCTTTAGAAGTTTCTACGAGCGATTTTATCAATATTGATTTTTTTGCTAAAGATTTGAAAATCACTTTACCCATCTATCATAGCAACGGCAAGCAGTTTAATTCCCTCTCTTTATTTGGCTCTATTAATAAAGATGAAATTTCTGTCTATACTCCAAGCAAAAGCATATCTATAAAAGTTAAGGGGGATCAAAAGGATATTACCCTTAATAATATTGATTTGAGTATTGACGATTTTTTAGATAGTAAGATACCAGCTATTGCGGGATTATTCTCAAAAGAACGAAAAGAAAAGCCTAGCTCTAAAGAAATCCAAGATGAAGATATTTTCATTAGCGCCAAACAACGCTATGAAAAAGCCCACAAAATTATCCCTATCTCTACACGCATCCATGCTAAAGATGTCGTGTTAATCTATAAAAAAATGCCTTTTCCTTTAGAAAATCTTGATATTGTCGCTCAAGATGACAGAGTGAAAATTGATGGCAATTATAAAAACGCCATGATCATGGCGGATTTAGTGCATGGGGCTTTGTATCTTAAAGCCCATAATTTTAGCGGGGATTATATCAACACTATCCTCCAAAAAGATTTCGTAGAAGGGGGCTTATTCACGCTTATTGGGGCTCTTGAAGATCAGGTTTTCAACGGCGAATTGAAATTCCAAAACACAAGCTTAAAGAATTTCGCCCTCATGCAAAACATGATCAATCTCATCAACACCATTCCCTCTCTCATTGTCTTTAGGAACCCTCATTTAGGGGCTAATGGCTATCAAATCAAAAAGGGGTCTGTTGTTTTTGGGATCACTAAAGAATATTTAGGGTTAGAAAAAATTGATCTTATCGGCAAAACGCTTGATATTGCTGGCAATGGGATCATTGAATTAGACAAAAACAAATTGGATTTGAATTTAGAAGTTTCCACTATCAAGGCTTTGAGTAATGTCTTAAATAAAATCCCTATTGTGGGCTATCTCGTTTTAGGAAAAGGAGGTAAAATCACCACTAATGTGAATGTCAAAGGCACGCTGGATAAACCTAAAACTCAAGTCACTTTAGCGTCAGATATTATCCAAGCACCTTTCAAAATCTTACGCCGTATTTTCACACCTATTGACATCATCGTGGATGAAGTCAAAAAAAACATTGATTCAAAAAGGAAGTAA
- a CDS encoding FeoA family protein → MTLNEAIKDKVYEIVEIANCDEALKKRFLSFGIHEGVQCILLHYSMKKATLSVKINRIQVALRSHEAQYLVIKESV, encoded by the coding sequence ATGACGCTCAATGAAGCCATTAAAGACAAAGTTTATGAAATCGTAGAAATCGCTAACTGCGATGAAGCCCTTAAAAAACGCTTCCTCTCTTTTGGTATCCATGAAGGGGTTCAATGCATTCTTTTGCATTATTCCATGAAAAAAGCCACGCTTTCGGTTAAAATCAACCGCATTCAAGTGGCTTTAAGATCCCATGAAGCGCAATACCTTGTCATCAAAGAAAGCGTGTGA
- the nth gene encoding endonuclease III — protein MGLKRTKTKAQQIKELLLKHYPNQTTELHHKNPYELLVATILSAQCTDARVNKVTPKLFEKYPSVNDLALASLEEVKEIIKSVSYFNNKSKHLISMAQKVVRDFKGVIPSTQKELMSLDGVGQKTANVVLSVCFDANYIAVDTHVFRATHRLGLSNAKTPIKTEEELSDLFKDNLSKLHHALILFGRYTCKAKNPLCDACFLKEFCVSKASFKA, from the coding sequence ATGGGCTTAAAACGCACTAAAACAAAAGCCCAACAAATCAAAGAGTTGCTCTTAAAACATTACCCCAACCAAACCACCGAATTGCACCATAAAAACCCCTATGAATTATTAGTGGCTACCATTTTAAGTGCTCAATGTACGGACGCTAGAGTGAATAAAGTAACGCCCAAATTATTTGAAAAATACCCGAGCGTGAACGATTTAGCGCTCGCTTCTTTAGAAGAGGTTAAAGAGATTATTAAATCCGTTTCGTATTTCAACAACAAAAGCAAGCATTTAATCAGTATGGCGCAAAAAGTGGTTAGGGATTTTAAGGGCGTTATCCCCTCTACGCAAAAAGAATTGATGAGTTTAGATGGCGTGGGGCAAAAAACCGCTAATGTGGTGCTTTCAGTGTGCTTTGATGCAAATTATATAGCCGTAGATACCCATGTGTTCCGCGCAACACACCGCTTAGGCTTAAGCAACGCTAAAACGCCTATTAAAACCGAAGAAGAACTCAGCGATCTGTTTAAAGACAACCTGTCCAAACTCCACCATGCCTTAATCTTGTTTGGCCGCTACACCTGCAAGGCTAAAAACCCCTTATGCGATGCGTGTTTTTTAAAAGAATTTTGCGTTTCTAAGGCTAGCTTTAAAGCGTAG
- the fliN gene encoding flagellar motor switch protein FliN, with the protein MSETEANKLKIAEKEKEKANKERELELSTYLEELICDYKNLLDMEIVFSAELGSTQIPLLQILRFEKGSVIDLQKPAGESVDTFVNGRVIGKGEVMVFERNLAIRLNEILDSNAIVYYLAKNS; encoded by the coding sequence ATGTCAGAAACAGAAGCTAATAAGTTGAAAATAGCCGAAAAAGAAAAAGAGAAAGCGAATAAAGAAAGAGAACTAGAGCTTTCCACTTATTTAGAAGAACTCATTTGCGATTATAAAAACCTTTTAGACATGGAGATTGTTTTTAGCGCCGAACTTGGCTCTACGCAAATCCCTTTATTGCAAATTTTGCGTTTTGAAAAAGGCTCTGTGATTGATTTGCAAAAACCCGCCGGAGAAAGCGTGGATACTTTTGTGAACGGGCGGGTGATTGGTAAGGGTGAGGTGATGGTTTTTGAAAGGAATTTAGCCATTCGTTTGAATGAAATCCTTGATTCTAACGCCATTGTGTATTATCTCGCTAAAAATTCATGA